In Salmo trutta chromosome 37, fSalTru1.1, whole genome shotgun sequence, the following proteins share a genomic window:
- the LOC115177260 gene encoding protein THEMIS2 isoform X2 yields the protein MPWRRSVYELSGNEVCLSTGDLVKVIDIELLSVSCEDISNNEKFQLPLNHADLFKLVPEEMPYSTVEEMVSLRPVGLDTCFPFTFTSRRELTFENFTLGAGMAVTMLYIEQQDGGEESCVRCQVRGQQGALAEVLVPFSCRGEFDECESDQTYTLQEIISSPHLCCRRFRFIKKTKHGGSLVFSPIYQVQAIMHLRKNIVKFPSSLEVDVVDVTTQSQDLTFVTPLTLPEVFAQPDEAFPTMAEILEHHEGQPLFRCTWLAELHKGHPLVLHKRGSSAMVLASGIKGRNARQYFLVSQSYGGRLRRRPREFESVYELYVASTRALFLKVRVTQHSEELDREGFLALSVGEQLEVLRCEKVKLPGGRTSQEKNNQTMEVLVCRRLQEVDDDEEDEEKEESEVVHLPLYMQSHFVEELTDNKKYSLKDLGKAFALPLDVKVASRDAELETDPLVGFSSLRLEATTIQPMVQASLPGKPERCFEIPTHWLNMSLSFTNDPLPLAQEYHLETVTEVTDSFYCEFRKLTASDEPPPPRPPKPSSRSKPSSGSKSSKATPSPSQPDTPCRPHKSGTLSLLSGLSLDSKKTHRPPAPLPPAIMDAPPLNPRKPMTGIKSGKAQPNTYVTSRSHKPNNKAPKYEMQAEGSDHDYEQVDVMLKPAQDSFLLY from the exons ATGCCTTGGAGAA GGTCTGTTTATGAGCTGTCGGGAAACGAGGTGTGCCTATCCACGGGGGACCTGGTGAAGGTCATCGACATCGAGCTCCTGTCTGTCAGCTGTGAGGACATCAGCAACAATGAGAAGTTtcagctgcccctcaaccatgcAG ATCTGTTCAAGCTGGTTCCAGAGGAGATGCCATACAGCACAGTGGAGGAGATGGTGAGCCTGAGGCCTGTAGGCCTGGACACCTGCTTTCCCTTCACCTTCACCAGCCGACGTGAGCTGACTTTCGAGAATTTCACCCTCGGCGCCGGGATGGCCGTGACCATGCTGTACATCGAGCAGCAAGACGGGGGTGAGGAGAGCTGCGTCCGCTGTCAAGTCAGAGGCCAGCAGGGGGCGTTGGCTGAAGTGCTAGTCCCCTTCTCCTGTCGTGGGGAGTTCGATGAGTGTGAGAGTGACCAGACCTACACCCTCCAGGAGATCATATCCTCGCCCCACCTCTGTTGCCGGCGCTTTCGCTTCATCAAGAAGACCAAGCACGGGGGATCGCTAGTCTTCAGCCCCATATACCAGGTCCAGGCCATCATGCACT TGAGGAAGAACATAGTTAAATTCCCCTCCAGCTTGGAGGTGGATGTAGTCGACGTGACGACGCAATCCCAAGACTTGACATTTGTGACCCCGCTCACTCTGCCAGAGGTATTTGCTCAGCCAGACGAGGCCTTCCCCACCATGGCTGAAATACTGGAGCACCATGAGGGCCAGCCTCTGTTCCGCTGTACCTGGCTGGCTGAACTACACAAGGGCCATCCTCTAGTCCTTCACAAGCGTGGCTCCTCAGCCATGGTTCTGGCTTCGGGTATCAAGGGGCGCAATGCCCGCCAGTACTTCCTAGTGTCGCAGAGCTACGGGGGACGCCTGCGGCGGAGGCCGCGGGAGTTTGAGTCGGTGTACGAGCTGTACGTCGCCTCGACCCGGGCACTGTTTCTCAAGGTCAGGGTGACGCAGCACAGTGAGGAGCTGGACAGGGAGGGGTTTCTGGCGCTCAGTGTGGGCGAGCAGCTGGAGGTGCTGCGCTGCGAGAAGGTGAAGCTGCCCGGTGGAAGAACCAGCCAGGAGAAGAATAACCAGACCATGGAGGTCCTTGTATGTAGACGTCTCCAAGAAGTGGACGATGAcgaggaggatgaagagaaggaggagagcgaGGTGGTCCACTTGCCCCTGTACATGCAGAGCCACTTTGTGGAGGAGCTCACGGACAACAAGAAGTACAGCCTGAAGGACTTGGGCAAGGCCTTTGCTCTGCCGTTGGACGTTAAGGTGGCGAGCCGTGACGCAGAGCTGGAGACAGATCCTCTGGTGGGGTTCTCATCCCTGAGGCTGGAGGCTACTACTATACAGCCCATGGTACAGGCCAGCCTTCCAGGAAAGCCAGAGAGGTGCTTTGAGATACCCACTCACTGGCTTAACATGTCTTTGTCCTTTACTAACGACCCCTTGCCTTTGGCCCAAGAATATCACCTGGAGACAGTTACAGAGGTGACGGACTCATTCTATTGCGAATTTCGAAAGCTCACCGCATCAGATGAGCCCCCACCACCACGTCCACCAAAGCCATCGTCAAGATCAAAGCCATCGTCAGGCTCAAAGTCTTCAAAGGCAACCCCTTCACCCTCACAACCAGACACCCCCTGCCGTCCACACAAAAGTGGCACCCTTTCCCTGTTGAGTGGTCTAAGTCTTGATAGCAAAAAGACTCACAGGCCCCCTGCTCCTCTGCCTCCG GCTATCATGGACGCCCCTCCGTTGAATCCAAGAAAGCCTATGACAGGTATCAAGTCAGGAAAGGCTCAGCCAAACACTTACGTCACGTCTAGAAGTCACAAGCCCAACAATAAAG CGCCGAAATATGAAATGCAAGCAGAGGGCAGCGACCATGATTATGAGCAAGTGGACGTCATGTTGAAACCGGCACAGGACAGTTTTTTACTTTACTGA
- the LOC115177260 gene encoding protein THEMIS2 isoform X3: MPYSTVEEMVSLRPVGLDTCFPFTFTSRRELTFENFTLGAGMAVTMLYIEQQDGGEESCVRCQVRGQQGALAEVLVPFSCRGEFDECESDQTYTLQEIISSPHLCCRRFRFIKKTKHGGSLVFSPIYQVQAIMHLRKNIVKFPSSLEVDVVDVTTQSQDLTFVTPLTLPEVFAQPDEAFPTMAEILEHHEGQPLFRCTWLAELHKGHPLVLHKRGSSAMVLASGIKGRNARQYFLVSQSYGGRLRRRPREFESVYELYVASTRALFLKVRVTQHSEELDREGFLALSVGEQLEVLRCEKVKLPGGRTSQEKNNQTMEVLVCRRLQEVDDDEEDEEKEESEVVHLPLYMQSHFVEELTDNKKYSLKDLGKAFALPLDVKVASRDAELETDPLVGFSSLRLEATTIQPMVQASLPGKPERCFEIPTHWLNMSLSFTNDPLPLAQEYHLETVTEVTDSFYCEFRKLTASDEPPPPRPPKPSSRSKPSSGSKSSKATPSPSQPDTPCRPHKSGTLSLLSGLSLDSKKTHRPPAPLPPAIMDAPPLNPRKPMTGIKSGKAQPNTYVTSRSHKPNNKAPKYEMQAEGSDHDYEQVDVMLKPAQDSFLLY; the protein is encoded by the exons ATGCCATACAGCACAGTGGAGGAGATGGTGAGCCTGAGGCCTGTAGGCCTGGACACCTGCTTTCCCTTCACCTTCACCAGCCGACGTGAGCTGACTTTCGAGAATTTCACCCTCGGCGCCGGGATGGCCGTGACCATGCTGTACATCGAGCAGCAAGACGGGGGTGAGGAGAGCTGCGTCCGCTGTCAAGTCAGAGGCCAGCAGGGGGCGTTGGCTGAAGTGCTAGTCCCCTTCTCCTGTCGTGGGGAGTTCGATGAGTGTGAGAGTGACCAGACCTACACCCTCCAGGAGATCATATCCTCGCCCCACCTCTGTTGCCGGCGCTTTCGCTTCATCAAGAAGACCAAGCACGGGGGATCGCTAGTCTTCAGCCCCATATACCAGGTCCAGGCCATCATGCACT TGAGGAAGAACATAGTTAAATTCCCCTCCAGCTTGGAGGTGGATGTAGTCGACGTGACGACGCAATCCCAAGACTTGACATTTGTGACCCCGCTCACTCTGCCAGAGGTATTTGCTCAGCCAGACGAGGCCTTCCCCACCATGGCTGAAATACTGGAGCACCATGAGGGCCAGCCTCTGTTCCGCTGTACCTGGCTGGCTGAACTACACAAGGGCCATCCTCTAGTCCTTCACAAGCGTGGCTCCTCAGCCATGGTTCTGGCTTCGGGTATCAAGGGGCGCAATGCCCGCCAGTACTTCCTAGTGTCGCAGAGCTACGGGGGACGCCTGCGGCGGAGGCCGCGGGAGTTTGAGTCGGTGTACGAGCTGTACGTCGCCTCGACCCGGGCACTGTTTCTCAAGGTCAGGGTGACGCAGCACAGTGAGGAGCTGGACAGGGAGGGGTTTCTGGCGCTCAGTGTGGGCGAGCAGCTGGAGGTGCTGCGCTGCGAGAAGGTGAAGCTGCCCGGTGGAAGAACCAGCCAGGAGAAGAATAACCAGACCATGGAGGTCCTTGTATGTAGACGTCTCCAAGAAGTGGACGATGAcgaggaggatgaagagaaggaggagagcgaGGTGGTCCACTTGCCCCTGTACATGCAGAGCCACTTTGTGGAGGAGCTCACGGACAACAAGAAGTACAGCCTGAAGGACTTGGGCAAGGCCTTTGCTCTGCCGTTGGACGTTAAGGTGGCGAGCCGTGACGCAGAGCTGGAGACAGATCCTCTGGTGGGGTTCTCATCCCTGAGGCTGGAGGCTACTACTATACAGCCCATGGTACAGGCCAGCCTTCCAGGAAAGCCAGAGAGGTGCTTTGAGATACCCACTCACTGGCTTAACATGTCTTTGTCCTTTACTAACGACCCCTTGCCTTTGGCCCAAGAATATCACCTGGAGACAGTTACAGAGGTGACGGACTCATTCTATTGCGAATTTCGAAAGCTCACCGCATCAGATGAGCCCCCACCACCACGTCCACCAAAGCCATCGTCAAGATCAAAGCCATCGTCAGGCTCAAAGTCTTCAAAGGCAACCCCTTCACCCTCACAACCAGACACCCCCTGCCGTCCACACAAAAGTGGCACCCTTTCCCTGTTGAGTGGTCTAAGTCTTGATAGCAAAAAGACTCACAGGCCCCCTGCTCCTCTGCCTCCG GCTATCATGGACGCCCCTCCGTTGAATCCAAGAAAGCCTATGACAGGTATCAAGTCAGGAAAGGCTCAGCCAAACACTTACGTCACGTCTAGAAGTCACAAGCCCAACAATAAAG CGCCGAAATATGAAATGCAAGCAGAGGGCAGCGACCATGATTATGAGCAAGTGGACGTCATGTTGAAACCGGCACAGGACAGTTTTTTACTTTACTGA
- the LOC115177260 gene encoding protein THEMIS2 isoform X1, with translation MAGTEVVMSLQELIASLDQTCLPRILQVCSGVYFQGSVYELSGNEVCLSTGDLVKVIDIELLSVSCEDISNNEKFQLPLNHADLFKLVPEEMPYSTVEEMVSLRPVGLDTCFPFTFTSRRELTFENFTLGAGMAVTMLYIEQQDGGEESCVRCQVRGQQGALAEVLVPFSCRGEFDECESDQTYTLQEIISSPHLCCRRFRFIKKTKHGGSLVFSPIYQVQAIMHLRKNIVKFPSSLEVDVVDVTTQSQDLTFVTPLTLPEVFAQPDEAFPTMAEILEHHEGQPLFRCTWLAELHKGHPLVLHKRGSSAMVLASGIKGRNARQYFLVSQSYGGRLRRRPREFESVYELYVASTRALFLKVRVTQHSEELDREGFLALSVGEQLEVLRCEKVKLPGGRTSQEKNNQTMEVLVCRRLQEVDDDEEDEEKEESEVVHLPLYMQSHFVEELTDNKKYSLKDLGKAFALPLDVKVASRDAELETDPLVGFSSLRLEATTIQPMVQASLPGKPERCFEIPTHWLNMSLSFTNDPLPLAQEYHLETVTEVTDSFYCEFRKLTASDEPPPPRPPKPSSRSKPSSGSKSSKATPSPSQPDTPCRPHKSGTLSLLSGLSLDSKKTHRPPAPLPPAIMDAPPLNPRKPMTGIKSGKAQPNTYVTSRSHKPNNKAPKYEMQAEGSDHDYEQVDVMLKPAQDSFLLY, from the exons ATGGCAGGCACTGAAGTAGTTATGTCCCTGCAAGAATTAATTGCATCCTTGGATCAAACTTGTCTGCCACGGATTCTACAGGTTTGCTCTGGTGTATACTTTCAAG GGTCTGTTTATGAGCTGTCGGGAAACGAGGTGTGCCTATCCACGGGGGACCTGGTGAAGGTCATCGACATCGAGCTCCTGTCTGTCAGCTGTGAGGACATCAGCAACAATGAGAAGTTtcagctgcccctcaaccatgcAG ATCTGTTCAAGCTGGTTCCAGAGGAGATGCCATACAGCACAGTGGAGGAGATGGTGAGCCTGAGGCCTGTAGGCCTGGACACCTGCTTTCCCTTCACCTTCACCAGCCGACGTGAGCTGACTTTCGAGAATTTCACCCTCGGCGCCGGGATGGCCGTGACCATGCTGTACATCGAGCAGCAAGACGGGGGTGAGGAGAGCTGCGTCCGCTGTCAAGTCAGAGGCCAGCAGGGGGCGTTGGCTGAAGTGCTAGTCCCCTTCTCCTGTCGTGGGGAGTTCGATGAGTGTGAGAGTGACCAGACCTACACCCTCCAGGAGATCATATCCTCGCCCCACCTCTGTTGCCGGCGCTTTCGCTTCATCAAGAAGACCAAGCACGGGGGATCGCTAGTCTTCAGCCCCATATACCAGGTCCAGGCCATCATGCACT TGAGGAAGAACATAGTTAAATTCCCCTCCAGCTTGGAGGTGGATGTAGTCGACGTGACGACGCAATCCCAAGACTTGACATTTGTGACCCCGCTCACTCTGCCAGAGGTATTTGCTCAGCCAGACGAGGCCTTCCCCACCATGGCTGAAATACTGGAGCACCATGAGGGCCAGCCTCTGTTCCGCTGTACCTGGCTGGCTGAACTACACAAGGGCCATCCTCTAGTCCTTCACAAGCGTGGCTCCTCAGCCATGGTTCTGGCTTCGGGTATCAAGGGGCGCAATGCCCGCCAGTACTTCCTAGTGTCGCAGAGCTACGGGGGACGCCTGCGGCGGAGGCCGCGGGAGTTTGAGTCGGTGTACGAGCTGTACGTCGCCTCGACCCGGGCACTGTTTCTCAAGGTCAGGGTGACGCAGCACAGTGAGGAGCTGGACAGGGAGGGGTTTCTGGCGCTCAGTGTGGGCGAGCAGCTGGAGGTGCTGCGCTGCGAGAAGGTGAAGCTGCCCGGTGGAAGAACCAGCCAGGAGAAGAATAACCAGACCATGGAGGTCCTTGTATGTAGACGTCTCCAAGAAGTGGACGATGAcgaggaggatgaagagaaggaggagagcgaGGTGGTCCACTTGCCCCTGTACATGCAGAGCCACTTTGTGGAGGAGCTCACGGACAACAAGAAGTACAGCCTGAAGGACTTGGGCAAGGCCTTTGCTCTGCCGTTGGACGTTAAGGTGGCGAGCCGTGACGCAGAGCTGGAGACAGATCCTCTGGTGGGGTTCTCATCCCTGAGGCTGGAGGCTACTACTATACAGCCCATGGTACAGGCCAGCCTTCCAGGAAAGCCAGAGAGGTGCTTTGAGATACCCACTCACTGGCTTAACATGTCTTTGTCCTTTACTAACGACCCCTTGCCTTTGGCCCAAGAATATCACCTGGAGACAGTTACAGAGGTGACGGACTCATTCTATTGCGAATTTCGAAAGCTCACCGCATCAGATGAGCCCCCACCACCACGTCCACCAAAGCCATCGTCAAGATCAAAGCCATCGTCAGGCTCAAAGTCTTCAAAGGCAACCCCTTCACCCTCACAACCAGACACCCCCTGCCGTCCACACAAAAGTGGCACCCTTTCCCTGTTGAGTGGTCTAAGTCTTGATAGCAAAAAGACTCACAGGCCCCCTGCTCCTCTGCCTCCG GCTATCATGGACGCCCCTCCGTTGAATCCAAGAAAGCCTATGACAGGTATCAAGTCAGGAAAGGCTCAGCCAAACACTTACGTCACGTCTAGAAGTCACAAGCCCAACAATAAAG CGCCGAAATATGAAATGCAAGCAGAGGGCAGCGACCATGATTATGAGCAAGTGGACGTCATGTTGAAACCGGCACAGGACAGTTTTTTACTTTACTGA